From Syngnathus scovelli strain Florida chromosome 14, RoL_Ssco_1.2, whole genome shotgun sequence, one genomic window encodes:
- the mrps26 gene encoding small ribosomal subunit protein mS26, whose protein sequence is MAAMFRSVRVARLLAPGRTALVEAQRGRKSRTDPVAKSKLGRIKVPPPVDPVEMVVLRERYTDYKLIMRALRVEFKEEVLRRKYEEETGSMAEERARQEAEEHSNLMDLNRQENLRLLRLRLVRIQKETEEAERKKLEEALQQEEQQQEFVRQKEDEIVQLQEEAKNFITLDNLDQRIEEALDNPKNYNFAVDKEGRIVKQTVLR, encoded by the exons ATGGCGGCGATGTTCCGAAGCGTGCGAGTTGCACGGCTGCTAGCGCCTGGAAGGACCGCGCTGGTGGAGGCGCAACGCGGACGAAAGTCGCGCACCGACCCGGTGGCCAAGTCCAAGCTGGGGCGAATCAAAGTACCACCGCCGGTGGACCCGGTGGAGATGGTCGTGCTGCGGGAGAGATACACCGACTACAAGCTCATCATGAGGGCGCTGCG TGTGGAGTTCAAGGAGGAGGTGCTAAGGAGGAAGTACGAGGAGGAGACGGGTTCCATGGCAGAGGAGCGAGCACGGCAGGAGGCTGAGGAACACAGTAATCTGATGGACCTCAACCGTCAAGAGAACTTGCGCTTGCTCCGTCTTCG GCTTGTGAGGATCCAGAAGGAAAcggaagaggctgaacgcaagaagcTAGAAGAAGCTCTTCAGCAAGAAGAGCAACAGCAAGAATTCGTCAGGCAGAAAGAAGATGAAATTGTGCAGCTGCAG GAAGAAGCAAAGAACTTCATCACGTTAGACAACTTGGACCAACGCATTGAGGAAGCTCTGGACAACCCTAAGAATTACAACTTTGCCGTGGATAAGGAAGGTCGAATCGTTAAACAGACGGTGTTGCGGTGA